The following are encoded together in the Anoplopoma fimbria isolate UVic2021 breed Golden Eagle Sablefish chromosome 9, Afim_UVic_2022, whole genome shotgun sequence genome:
- the alg13 gene encoding LOW QUALITY PROTEIN: putative bifunctional UDP-N-acetylglucosamine transferase and deubiquitinase ALG13 (The sequence of the model RefSeq protein was modified relative to this genomic sequence to represent the inferred CDS: inserted 5 bases in 3 codons) → MQKGLKKYFVNMDEYLCSLGLYRKMVARDASSLFRAVSEQLYYSQNYHQRIRQDCADFMRANRCNFEPFVEGSFEKYLERLEDPKETVGQVEIKALSQLFRRCFLIYRYPGKPATVISEDDFVDKVTLCCSINGHYDIVYPRTYPVSAALCQSLFYELLYTQVFGFEEAELCQAMEAFRVGGRRYRNSPSLCSDVDFGYDTPEDRCHREEPESDDKQRAVTAETKHPTEAPPPSRLSLPYKVMKSLDGEAYRNLEFDVWQDTCKEMQKTDYMVFAGRQYFLGDKCQVRLEPKGKYYNAFIQEVGTHPSAVTVFIEELGEKHLVPLTDLKPVNPVPAWNVAAPTRKGDLDPDSRGQRHHHRHRYFRKSRGSSGLKGAELLMPPPPYGGPAPSNLPPRFQPTGHHRPXPPLSPGAMTYDPYAPXHHHQPPTRPPRYGASRSSTRFLNRHLIGPQLTYYHPGRRYYHDYESYAFRSRRSRRQLAAALNKDGQFGFPAEAEEETSDLDATITFYQLDDGDGVFPPLTGQAVAPPPSMGAPPPPPGSSYRVQRSSGPLPPAPPPGSTPVCSSEEDQEDTSTVEDQTEYTEDYIYITQDQSYQTSGVYTAVESSTNQDDQERGTADSPPRPEMNYSYTQQVVKPLVICSSPSSSSSSPSSSSSRVPATALLPAATQTRSVAMAIPAASPWLVNELGEPVCTMVAPPPYSYDPNASDLPRDCRVLQYYFNLGVQWYHQSCWQQQTYPATPPEASYPYQHYTPYLNQEPPLHAVPPLYPETTRGLHQPPSYYPESTRAGDGQTDGHSGGPAPSVEGSSSTTSPAPPGSAASSTLMYQDQAPLPSPSLLHLQYEAPPPTTYLPSAPHPPLPHSAHLTHHSSYHACLPPSAHWGSLQNGGHTTRVYCPAPNPAHVVGYITAPXPHHTATHYISPPI, encoded by the exons ATGCAGAAAGGCCTGAAGAAGTACTTCGTCAACATGGACGAGTACCTGTGCAGCCTGGGCCTCTACCGGAAGATGGTGGCGCGGGACGCGTCCAGTCTGTTCAGAGCCGTCTCAGAACAG ttgtattacTCTCAGAACTACCACCAGAGGATCCGTCAGGACTGCGCCGACTTCATGAGAGCCAACAGATGCAACTTTGAACCA TTCGTTGAAGGTTCTTTTGAGAAATACCTGGAGCGTTTGGAGGACCCCAAG GAGACGGTGGGTCAGGTGGAGATCAAGGCTCTGTCTCAGCTTTTCAG GCGTTGTTTCCTGATCTACCGTTACCCGGGGAAACCAGCCACCGTGATCTCAGAGGACGACTTTGTTGACAAG GTGACGCTGTGTTGCTCCATCAATGGTCACTATGACATTGTTTACCCGAGGACTTACCCCGTCTCCGCTGCCCTCTGCCAGT ctctTTTCTATGAGCTGCTTTACACTCAGGTGTTTGGGTTTGAGGAGGCGGAGCTCTGTCAGGCCATGGAAGCCTTCAGGGTTGGAGGTCGTCGCTATAGAAACAGCCCATCACTGTGTAGTGATGTCGACTTTGGCTACGACACACCTGAGGACCGATgtcacag GGAGGAGCCGGAGTCTGACGATAAACAGCGGGCTGTGACAGCCGAGACGAAG CATCCTAcagaagccccgcccccttccaGACTGTCTCTTCCTTATAAGGTCATGAAGTCTCTGGATGGAGAAGCGTACAGAAACCTAGAGTTTGACGTGTGGCAGGACACCTGTAAAG AGATGCAGAAGACGGACTACATGGTGTTTGCAGGGAGGCAGTACTTCCTGGGAGACAAGTGTCAG gTGCGTCTGGAGCCGAAGGGGAAGTACTACAACGCCTTCATCCAGGAAGTAGGAACCCACCCGTCAGCCGTCACCGTCTTCATCGAGGAGCTGGGAGAGAA ACACCTGGTTCCCCTGACGGACCTGAAACCAGTCAATCCAGTTCCAGCCTGGAACGTCGCTGCTCCCACCAGAAAGGGAGACCTGG ACCCGGACTCTCGTGGTCAGCGACATCATCACCGTCATCGGTACTTCAGGAAGTCTCGTGGCAGCAGCGGGTTGAAGGGGGCGGAGCTTCTGATGCCCCCGCCACCCTATGGAGGCCCAGCTCCCTCCAACCTGCCCCCCCGCTTCCAGCCGACAGGCCACCACCGCCC CCCCCCTTTGTCACCAGGAGCCATGACCTACGACCCCTACGCCcc acaccaccaccaacccCCAACCAGACCTCCTCGCTACGGAGCCTCCAG AAGCTCCACCCGTTTCCTGAACCGTCACCTGATTGGTCCTCAGTTGACCTATTACCACCCTGGCAGGAGATATTACCACGACTACGAGAGCTATGCCTTCAGGTCACG TCGCAGTCGCCGTCAGCTGGCTGCGGCTCTGAATAAAGACGGTCAGTTTGGTTTCCCCGCGGAGGCCGAGGAGGAGACATCCGATCTGGACGCCACCATCACCTTCTACCAGCTGGACGACGGAGACGGCGTCTTCCCCCCGCTGACG GGCCAGGCAGTTGCCCCACCTCCCTCCATGGGAGCCCCACCCCCTCCACCTGGCTCCTCCTACAGAGTTCAGAGAAGCTCGGGGCCCCTCCCCCCCGCACCTCCACCTGGGAGTACCCCGGTCTGTTCCTctgaggaggaccaggaggacacCAGCACCGTGGAGGACCAGA ccGAGTACACGGAGGATTACATCTACATCACTCAGG ATCAGAGCTACCAGACCTCCGGTGTTTACACCGCTGTTGAGTCCTCCACCAACCAG gacgACCAGGAGAGAGGAACTGCTGACTCTCCTCCGAGACCGGAGATGAACTACAGCTACACACAGCAG gtaGTGAAGCCATTAGTCAtctgctcctctccctcttcttcctcctcctcaccctcttcatcatcatcacgtGTACCTGCAACTGCCCTCCTGCCGGCAGCAACACAAACACGCTCAg tCGCCATGGCGATTCCAGCCGCTTCTCCCTGGTTGGTTAATGAGTTGGGTGAGCCTGTCTGCACCATGGTAGCGCCGCCCCCTTACTCCTATGACCCTAACGCCAGTGACTTACCccgag acTGCAGAGTCCTCCAGTATTACTTCAACTTAGGAGTCCAG TGGTACCATCAGAGCTGCTGGCAGCAGCAGACGTACCCCGCCACCCCTCCAGAGGCCTCCTACCCCTACCAGCACTACACCCCCTACCTGAACCAGGAGCCCCCCTTGCATG CTGTCCCTCCTTTGTACCCTGAGACAACTCGAGGCCTCCATCAGCCCCCCTCCTACTACCCAGAATCCACCAGGGCaggagacggacagacagacggacacagcGGCG gccccgccccctcagtGGAaggctcctcctccaccacgaGCCCCGCCCCTCCAGGCTCCGCTGCCTCCTCTACTCTCATGTACCAGGATCAAGCgcccctcccctctccatcGCTGCTGCACCTGCAATATGAGGCTCCGCCCCCAACCACCTACCTGCCCTCCgcccctcaccctcctcttcctcactctgcTCACCTCACCCATCACTCCTCCTACCACGCCTGCCTTCCCCCCTCCGCCCACTGGGGGTCGCTGCAGAACGGAGGCCACACCACGCGGGTCTACTGCCCCGCCCCTAACCCCGCCCATGTGGTCGGTTACATCACAGCAC CCCCCCACCACACGGCCACACACTACATCTCCCCCCccatctaa